A stretch of the Enterobacter mori genome encodes the following:
- a CDS encoding L-serine ammonia-lyase: MISVFDIFKIGIGPSSSHTVGPMKAGKQFTDDLIARGILHDITRVVVDVYGSLSLTGKGHHTDIAIIMGLAGNLPDTVDIDAIPGFIQDVNTHGRLLLANGEHEVEFPVDHCMNFHADNLSLHENGMRITALAGDKAVYSQTYYSIGGGFIVDEDHFGQTNNSAVDVPYPYKNAADLQRHCQETGLSLSGLMMKNELALHSKEELEQHFANVWDVMRGGIERGITTEGVLPGKLRVPRRAAALRRMLVSTDKTTTDPMAVVDWINMFALAVNEENAAGGRVVTAPTNGACGIVPAVLAYYDKFIREVNANSLARYLLVTSAIGSLYKMNASISGAEVGCQGEVGVACSMAAAGLAELLGASPAQVCIAAEIGMEHNLGLTCDPVAGQVQVPCIERNAIASVKAVNAARMALRRTSEPRVCLDKVIETMYETGKDMNAKYRETSRGGLAMKIVTCD, encoded by the coding sequence ATGATTAGCGTATTCGATATTTTCAAAATCGGTATTGGTCCTTCCAGCTCTCACACCGTCGGACCAATGAAAGCCGGTAAACAATTCACGGATGACTTGATTGCACGCGGCATCTTGCACGACATCACCCGCGTGGTCGTCGATGTATACGGTTCCCTTTCCCTGACGGGTAAAGGCCACCATACCGATATCGCCATTATTATGGGCCTGGCGGGTAACCTGCCGGATACCGTTGATATTGACGCGATCCCTGGCTTCATCCAGGACGTAAACACCCACGGTCGTTTGCTGCTGGCGAACGGCGAGCACGAAGTTGAGTTCCCGGTTGATCACTGCATGAATTTCCATGCGGACAACCTGTCGCTGCACGAAAACGGCATGCGCATTACCGCGCTGGCTGGCGACAAAGCGGTGTACAGCCAGACGTATTACTCTATCGGTGGCGGTTTTATTGTCGACGAAGACCATTTTGGTCAAACCAACAATTCTGCTGTTGACGTGCCCTACCCCTACAAAAACGCGGCGGATTTGCAGCGTCACTGCCAGGAGACGGGCCTGTCCCTTTCCGGCCTGATGATGAAAAACGAACTGGCGCTGCATAGCAAAGAAGAGCTGGAACAGCACTTTGCAAACGTTTGGGACGTGATGCGCGGCGGTATCGAGCGCGGGATCACCACGGAAGGCGTTCTGCCGGGCAAGCTGCGCGTACCGCGCCGTGCGGCAGCGCTGCGCCGTATGCTGGTGAGTACCGACAAAACCACGACTGACCCGATGGCAGTGGTGGACTGGATCAACATGTTCGCGCTGGCGGTAAACGAAGAGAACGCCGCGGGCGGCCGTGTTGTTACCGCACCAACCAACGGTGCGTGCGGTATCGTTCCGGCGGTGCTGGCGTACTACGACAAGTTTATCCGCGAAGTGAATGCTAACTCTCTTGCGCGCTATCTGCTGGTCACCAGCGCGATTGGCTCACTGTACAAAATGAACGCCTCTATTTCCGGGGCGGAAGTGGGCTGTCAGGGTGAAGTTGGCGTAGCCTGCTCCATGGCGGCGGCGGGTCTGGCTGAGCTGCTTGGCGCAAGCCCGGCGCAGGTGTGCATTGCGGCAGAAATCGGTATGGAACATAACCTGGGGCTGACCTGTGACCCGGTTGCCGGACAGGTTCAGGTACCGTGCATCGAACGAAACGCGATTGCCTCCGTGAAGGCGGTGAACGCGGCACGTATGGCGCTGCGCCGCACCAGCGAACCGCGCGTCTGTCTCGATAAAGTTATCGAAACCATGTACGAAACCGGTAAAGATATGAACGCCAAATACCGCGAGACCTCCCGCGGTGGCCTGGCGATGAAGATCGTGACCTGCGATTAA
- the xni gene encoding flap endonuclease Xni: MAVHLLIVDALNLIRRIHAVQGTPCKDTCLHALEQLIRHSDPTHVVAVFDDEARNTGWRHQRLPDYKAGRAPMPDDLHAELPMIRAAFEQRGVPCWGAQGNEADDLAATLAVKVASAGHQATIVSTDKGYCQLLSPTVRIRDYFQKRWLDAPFIASEFGVSPEQLPDYWGLAGISSSKVPGVAGIGPKSAAQLLTDFQSLEGIYARLDEVPEKWRKKLEAHKEMAFICREIATLQTDLQLDGNLQQLRLER; encoded by the coding sequence GTGGCCGTTCATTTACTTATCGTCGATGCACTCAACCTGATTCGCCGTATCCACGCGGTACAGGGCACGCCCTGTAAGGACACCTGCCTGCACGCGCTGGAACAGCTTATCCGCCACAGTGACCCCACCCACGTGGTCGCGGTATTTGATGACGAAGCCCGCAACACGGGCTGGCGACACCAGCGTCTGCCTGACTACAAAGCCGGACGCGCACCGATGCCGGACGATCTTCATGCAGAGTTACCTATGATACGCGCGGCATTTGAACAGCGCGGCGTTCCCTGCTGGGGCGCACAGGGAAATGAAGCCGACGATCTCGCGGCTACCCTGGCCGTAAAGGTCGCGAGCGCCGGGCATCAGGCCACTATCGTTTCAACTGACAAAGGCTACTGTCAGCTGCTCTCGCCGACTGTACGCATTCGTGACTATTTTCAAAAGCGCTGGTTGGACGCGCCGTTTATTGCCAGCGAGTTCGGCGTCTCGCCTGAGCAACTGCCGGATTACTGGGGGCTTGCAGGCATCAGCAGTTCTAAGGTTCCGGGTGTTGCCGGTATTGGGCCGAAGAGTGCCGCGCAGTTGCTGACGGATTTTCAAAGTCTGGAAGGGATTTACGCCCGTCTGGACGAGGTGCCAGAAAAATGGCGCAAGAAGCTGGAGGCGCATAAAGAGATGGCGTTTATCTGCCGGGAAATCGCAACGCTCCAGACGGATTTACAGCTGGACGGGAATTTACAGCAGTTGCGTTTAGAACGTTAA
- the rlmM gene encoding 23S rRNA (cytidine(2498)-2'-O)-methyltransferase RlmM: protein MNKVVLYCRPGFEKECAAEITDKAAKREVFGFARVKENAGYVIFECYQPEDADKLARELPFSSLIFARQMFVAGELLKDLPPEDRITPIVGMLQGVVEKGGDLRVEVADTNESKELMKFCRKFTVPLRAALRDAGVLTNYETPKRPVVHIFFIAPGCCYTGYSYTTNNSPFFMGIPRLRFPSDAPSRSTLKLEEAFHVFIPADEWDERLANGMYAVDLGACPGGWTYQLVKRNMWVSSVDNGPMAQSLMDTGQVTWLREDGFRYRPTRNNISWMVCDMVEKPAKVAALMASWLVNGWCRETIFNLKLPMKKRYEEVSQNLAYIQEQLDEHGINVEIQARQLYHDREEVTVHIRRWWAAVGGRRDER, encoded by the coding sequence ATGAATAAGGTTGTTTTATATTGTCGCCCGGGGTTTGAGAAAGAGTGCGCCGCGGAAATTACGGATAAAGCCGCGAAGCGCGAAGTCTTCGGTTTTGCCCGCGTAAAAGAGAACGCGGGTTATGTGATATTCGAGTGCTATCAGCCAGAAGACGCAGACAAGCTGGCACGCGAGCTGCCGTTTAGCTCGCTGATCTTCGCGCGTCAGATGTTTGTCGCGGGCGAGCTGCTGAAAGATCTGCCGCCGGAAGACCGCATTACGCCGATTGTCGGCATGCTGCAGGGCGTGGTGGAGAAGGGCGGCGATCTGCGCGTTGAGGTTGCTGACACCAACGAAAGCAAAGAGCTGATGAAGTTCTGCCGCAAATTTACCGTGCCGCTGCGCGCGGCGCTGCGTGATGCGGGCGTGCTGACGAACTACGAAACGCCGAAGCGTCCGGTGGTGCATATCTTCTTTATCGCCCCTGGCTGCTGCTATACCGGCTATTCCTATACCACCAACAACTCGCCCTTCTTTATGGGCATCCCGCGTTTGCGCTTCCCGTCCGATGCGCCAAGCCGTTCCACGCTCAAGCTGGAAGAGGCGTTCCACGTCTTTATCCCGGCGGATGAGTGGGATGAGCGTCTGGCAAACGGCATGTACGCCGTCGACCTGGGCGCGTGTCCGGGCGGCTGGACCTATCAGCTGGTGAAACGCAACATGTGGGTATCGTCCGTTGATAACGGCCCAATGGCGCAAAGCCTGATGGATACCGGACAGGTCACCTGGCTGCGGGAAGATGGTTTCCGCTACCGTCCAACCCGCAACAACATCTCCTGGATGGTGTGTGACATGGTTGAGAAACCGGCGAAAGTGGCCGCGCTCATGGCCTCCTGGCTGGTGAACGGCTGGTGTCGTGAGACCATTTTCAACCTCAAGCTGCCGATGAAAAAGCGCTATGAGGAAGTGTCGCAGAACCTGGCCTACATTCAGGAGCAACTGGACGAACACGGTATTAACGTGGAGATCCAGGCGCGTCAGCTGTATCACGACCGCGAAGAGGTGACGGTGCATATTCGTCGCTGGTGGGCGGCCGTGGGGGGGCGTCGCGACGAGCGATAG
- a CDS encoding DUF423 domain-containing protein, with protein sequence MTSRFMLIFAAVSGFIFVALGAFGAHVLSKTLGVVEMGWIQTGLEYQAFHTLAIFGLAVAMQRRISIWFYWSSVFMALGTVLFSGSLYCLALSHLRLWAFVTPVGGFSFLAGWVLMFIGAIRLKRKGVVHE encoded by the coding sequence ATGACCAGCCGATTCATGCTGATTTTTGCCGCGGTGAGTGGCTTTATTTTTGTGGCACTGGGTGCTTTTGGCGCGCATGTGTTAAGCAAAACGTTAGGGGTGGTAGAGATGGGCTGGATCCAGACCGGCCTTGAATATCAGGCGTTTCACACCCTGGCAATCTTTGGGCTGGCGGTGGCAATGCAGCGCCGCATCAGCATCTGGTTTTACTGGAGTAGCGTATTTATGGCGCTGGGTACCGTGTTGTTCAGCGGTAGCCTGTACTGCCTTGCGCTCTCGCATTTGCGCCTGTGGGCGTTTGTTACACCTGTCGGCGGCTTTAGCTTCCTGGCGGGTTGGGTATTAATGTTCATCGGAGCCATCCGTCTGAAACGCAAGGGCGTTGTTCATGAATAA
- the gcvA gene encoding glycine cleavage system transcriptional regulator GcvA has protein sequence MSKRLPPLNALRVFDAAARHLSFTRAADELFVTQAAVSHQIKSLEDFLGLKLFRRRNRSLLLTEEGQSYFQDIKEIFSQLTEATRKLQARSAKGALTVSLLPSFAIQWLVPRLSSFNSAYPGIDVRIQAVDRQEDKLADDVDVAIFYGRGNWPGLRVEKLYAEYLLPVCSPLLLTGDKALKTPADLAQHTLLHDASRRDWQTYTRQLGLNHINVQQGPIFSHSAMVLQAAIHGQGVALANNVMAQSEIEAGRLVCPFNDVLVSKNAFYLVCHDSQAELGKIAAFRQWILSKAANEQEKFRFRYEQ, from the coding sequence ATGTCGAAGCGATTGCCACCTCTTAATGCATTACGTGTTTTTGATGCAGCAGCACGTCATCTGAGTTTCACCCGCGCAGCAGATGAGCTTTTTGTGACTCAGGCCGCAGTAAGTCATCAAATCAAGTCCCTGGAGGATTTTCTGGGGCTTAAGCTGTTCCGTCGACGCAACCGCTCCTTGCTTCTGACTGAAGAAGGTCAGAGCTATTTTCAGGATATTAAAGAGATTTTTTCCCAACTGACGGAAGCCACTCGGAAACTGCAGGCCAGGAGTGCCAAAGGCGCGCTGACGGTCAGTTTATTGCCCAGTTTTGCCATTCAGTGGCTGGTGCCAAGACTCTCAAGCTTTAACTCAGCTTATCCGGGAATTGACGTTCGAATCCAGGCCGTGGATCGTCAGGAAGACAAACTGGCTGACGATGTGGATGTCGCCATTTTTTATGGTCGTGGCAACTGGCCGGGCTTGCGTGTTGAAAAATTATACGCAGAATATCTGCTCCCTGTTTGTTCGCCGCTGCTGCTGACAGGCGACAAGGCGCTGAAAACACCCGCTGATTTGGCGCAACATACGCTTTTGCATGATGCTTCTCGCCGTGACTGGCAAACTTATACCCGCCAATTAGGTCTTAACCATATAAATGTGCAGCAGGGACCCATTTTTAGCCACAGCGCGATGGTGTTACAGGCTGCTATTCACGGGCAGGGCGTCGCGTTGGCGAACAACGTGATGGCACAGTCTGAAATTGAGGCTGGCCGTCTGGTCTGCCCGTTTAATGATGTTCTGGTCAGCAAGAATGCGTTTTATCTGGTTTGTCATGACAGTCAGGCAGAACTGGGTAAAATAGCCGCTTTCCGACAGTGGATCCTGTCTAAAGCGGCAAACGAGCAAGAAAAATTCCGCTTCAGGTATGAACAATAA
- a CDS encoding YgdI/YgdR family lipoprotein, with amino-acid sequence MKKTAAIISACVFTFALSACSGNNYVMHTNDGRSIVSEGKPSTDNDTGMISYKDANGNKQQINRSDVKEMKEIEH; translated from the coding sequence ATGAAAAAGACAGCCGCAATCATCTCAGCCTGTGTGTTTACTTTTGCCCTGAGCGCTTGTTCCGGTAATAACTACGTGATGCATACCAACGATGGTCGATCTATCGTTTCGGAAGGGAAACCGTCTACCGATAATGATACTGGGATGATTTCGTATAAAGATGCAAACGGGAACAAACAGCAAATCAATCGCAGTGATGTGAAAGAGATGAAAGAAATCGAGCATTAA
- the csdA gene encoding cysteine desulfurase CsdA yields MNAFSPAHFRAQFPALADAGIYLDSAATALKPQAVIEATQQFYSLSAGNVHRSQFAEAQRLTARYEAARDRVARLINAESGKNIVWTRGTTEAINMVAQCYARPRLQPGDEIIVSEAEHHANLVPWLMVAEQTGARMVKLPLGADLLPDVARLPELITPRSRILALGQMSNVTGGCPDLAKAVAIAHASNMVVMVDGAQGVVHFPADVQTLDIDFYAFSGHKLYGPTGIGALYGKPELLAQMTPWLGGGKMIAEVTFDGFKTQEVPYRLEAGTPNVAGVIGLSAALEWLEETDVAQAESWSRGLATLAEEELKKRPGFRSFRVQDSSLLAFDFAGVHHSDMVTLLAEYGIALRAGQHCAQPLLAALGVSGTLRASFAPYNTQSDVDALVAAVDRALELLVD; encoded by the coding sequence ATGAACGCTTTCAGTCCTGCGCACTTTCGCGCACAGTTTCCGGCGCTGGCCGATGCCGGTATTTACCTTGATAGCGCTGCCACGGCCCTGAAGCCTCAGGCGGTCATTGAAGCAACGCAGCAATTCTACAGCCTGAGTGCAGGCAATGTGCATCGCAGCCAGTTCGCTGAAGCGCAGCGTCTTACTGCGCGCTATGAGGCCGCTCGCGATCGGGTCGCACGGCTGATTAATGCCGAAAGCGGGAAAAATATCGTCTGGACGCGCGGCACCACCGAGGCCATCAATATGGTGGCCCAGTGCTACGCACGTCCACGGCTTCAGCCGGGCGATGAAATCATCGTCAGTGAGGCTGAACATCATGCCAACCTGGTGCCGTGGCTGATGGTGGCAGAGCAAACGGGCGCGCGAATGGTGAAGCTCCCGCTGGGTGCCGATTTACTGCCGGACGTGGCGCGTTTACCTGAGCTGATCACCCCCCGCAGCCGGATTCTGGCACTGGGGCAGATGTCTAACGTTACCGGTGGCTGTCCAGATCTGGCTAAAGCCGTTGCGATCGCCCATGCCAGCAATATGGTGGTGATGGTCGACGGCGCGCAGGGCGTGGTGCATTTTCCGGCGGATGTGCAAACGCTGGATATTGATTTCTATGCCTTCTCAGGGCACAAGCTGTACGGGCCAACCGGCATCGGAGCCTTGTACGGCAAGCCTGAACTGCTGGCGCAAATGACGCCATGGCTCGGCGGCGGAAAGATGATCGCCGAAGTCACCTTCGACGGCTTTAAAACCCAGGAGGTGCCTTACCGTCTGGAAGCCGGTACGCCGAACGTGGCGGGCGTGATTGGCTTAAGCGCGGCGCTTGAGTGGCTGGAAGAAACGGACGTGGCTCAGGCTGAAAGCTGGAGCCGGGGTCTGGCTACGCTTGCAGAAGAAGAGCTTAAAAAACGCCCCGGCTTCCGCTCGTTCCGCGTGCAGGATTCCAGCCTGCTCGCCTTTGATTTTGCAGGCGTGCATCACAGTGATATGGTCACGCTGCTGGCGGAATATGGCATTGCCCTGCGCGCCGGACAGCACTGTGCTCAGCCGCTGCTGGCGGCGCTTGGCGTTAGCGGTACGCTACGTGCTTCCTTCGCGCCTTATAACACACAAAGCGATGTTGACGCGCTGGTAGCCGCCGTTGACCGCGCCCTTGAACTACTGGTGGATTAA
- the csdE gene encoding cysteine desulfurase sulfur acceptor subunit CsdE, whose product MTSSSLAGHPFGTAITEETLKQTFAPLAQWEDKYRQLILLGKQLPALSDDLKAQAREIAGCENRVWLGYSVSGEKLHFFGDSEGRIVRGLLAVLLTAVEGKSAAELLAHSPLALFDELGLRAQLSASRGQGLIALSDAVLDAARQAQA is encoded by the coding sequence ATGACGAGTTCCTCTCTGGCCGGGCATCCGTTCGGCACCGCGATCACCGAAGAGACGTTAAAACAGACCTTCGCCCCGCTTGCACAGTGGGAAGATAAATATCGCCAGCTGATCCTGCTGGGTAAACAGCTCCCGGCTCTTTCAGACGATCTCAAAGCGCAGGCGAGAGAGATTGCAGGCTGTGAAAACCGCGTCTGGCTGGGGTATAGCGTCTCCGGCGAGAAGCTGCACTTCTTTGGCGACAGCGAAGGCCGTATCGTCAGAGGGCTGCTGGCGGTGCTGTTAACTGCCGTGGAAGGGAAAAGCGCGGCGGAATTGCTGGCACATTCGCCGCTGGCGTTATTTGATGAGCTTGGGCTGCGCGCGCAGCTCAGCGCCTCTCGCGGTCAGGGGTTGATCGCGCTCAGCGACGCGGTACTGGACGCAGCGCGTCAGGCTCAGGCCTGA
- the tcdA gene encoding tRNA cyclic N6-threonylcarbamoyladenosine(37) synthase TcdA → MSVVISDAWRQRFGGTARLYGEKALQLFADAHVCVVGIGGVGSWAAEALARTGIGAITLIDMDDVCVTNTNRQIHALRDNVGLAKSEVMAERIRLINPECRVTVIDDFVTADNVAEYMSKGYSYVIDAIDSVRPKAALIAYCRRYKVPLVTTGGAGGQIDPTQIQVADLAKTIQDPLAAKLRERLKSDFNVVKNSKGKLGVDCVFSTEALVYPQADGSVCAMKSTAEGPKRMDCASGFGAATMVTASFGFVAVSHALKKMMAKAERQA, encoded by the coding sequence ATGTCTGTGGTAATCAGCGACGCCTGGCGCCAGCGTTTTGGCGGTACGGCACGTTTATATGGTGAAAAAGCCCTGCAGCTGTTTGCGGATGCGCATGTCTGCGTCGTGGGCATTGGTGGTGTAGGGTCGTGGGCGGCAGAAGCGCTGGCGAGAACCGGTATTGGCGCAATCACGCTGATTGACATGGATGACGTTTGCGTGACCAACACCAACCGTCAAATTCACGCCCTGCGTGATAACGTCGGGCTGGCGAAGTCTGAGGTGATGGCGGAGCGTATTCGTCTCATCAACCCCGAGTGCCGCGTGACGGTGATCGACGACTTTGTGACGGCAGATAACGTCGCGGAGTACATGAGCAAAGGCTACAGCTACGTGATTGACGCCATCGACAGCGTGCGGCCAAAAGCGGCGCTGATCGCATACTGCCGTCGCTACAAGGTGCCGCTGGTCACGACGGGCGGGGCGGGCGGGCAAATCGATCCGACGCAGATCCAGGTGGCCGATCTGGCGAAAACCATTCAGGACCCGCTGGCCGCCAAGCTGCGCGAACGCCTGAAAAGCGACTTCAACGTGGTGAAGAACAGCAAAGGCAAGCTGGGCGTTGACTGTGTGTTCTCAACTGAAGCGCTGGTTTATCCCCAGGCTGATGGGTCAGTCTGTGCGATGAAGAGTACGGCGGAAGGGCCAAAACGAATGGATTGCGCCTCCGGCTTTGGTGCGGCCACCATGGTGACCGCCTCCTTTGGCTTTGTGGCGGTCTCACACGCCCTGAAGAAGATGATGGCGAAGGCGGAACGTCAGGCCTGA
- the mltA gene encoding murein transglycosylase A, giving the protein MKGRWAKYLMTGAMVAILAACSSKPTDRGQQYKDGKLSQPFSLVNQPDAVGAPINAGDFSEQVYQIRNASPRLYGSQNNVYSAVQDWLRAGGDTRNMRQFGIDAWQMEGADNYGNVQFTGYYTPVIQARHTRQGEFQYPIYRMPPKRGRLPSRAEIYSGALSENYILAYSNSLMDNFIMDVQGSGYIDFGDGSPLNFFSYSGKNGHAYRSIGKVLIDRGEVKKEDMSMQAIREWGEKHSEAEVRELLEQNPSFVFFKPQNFAPVKGASAVPLIGRASVASDRSIIPAGTTLLAEVPLLDNNGKFNGKYELRLMVALDVGGAIKGQHFDIYQGIGPDAGHRAGWYNHYGRVWVLKAAPGAGNVFSG; this is encoded by the coding sequence ATGAAAGGACGTTGGGCGAAGTATCTGATGACGGGCGCAATGGTAGCGATTCTTGCGGCCTGTTCTTCCAAACCGACCGATCGCGGTCAACAGTATAAAGACGGGAAGTTATCCCAGCCTTTCTCTTTAGTTAATCAGCCTGATGCGGTCGGCGCACCGATCAATGCCGGAGATTTCTCCGAGCAGGTCTACCAGATCCGCAATGCGTCACCGCGTCTGTATGGCTCACAGAATAATGTCTATAGCGCGGTACAGGACTGGCTGCGTGCGGGCGGTGATACGCGTAATATGCGCCAGTTTGGTATTGATGCCTGGCAGATGGAAGGGGCGGATAACTACGGCAACGTTCAGTTCACCGGGTATTACACGCCGGTGATTCAGGCGAGACACACCCGCCAGGGCGAGTTCCAGTATCCTATCTACCGTATGCCGCCAAAACGCGGCCGCTTGCCGTCTCGTGCAGAGATCTACTCCGGGGCGCTGAGCGAAAATTACATCCTGGCCTACAGCAACTCGCTGATGGATAACTTCATCATGGATGTTCAGGGCAGCGGGTACATTGATTTCGGTGATGGTTCGCCGCTTAACTTCTTCAGCTATTCCGGCAAAAATGGCCATGCCTATCGCAGCATCGGTAAGGTGCTGATCGACCGCGGCGAAGTGAAGAAAGAAGATATGTCGATGCAGGCGATCCGCGAGTGGGGCGAGAAACACAGCGAAGCCGAAGTGCGTGAGCTGCTGGAGCAGAACCCGTCGTTCGTCTTCTTCAAACCGCAAAACTTCGCGCCGGTGAAAGGGGCGAGTGCGGTACCGTTGATTGGTCGCGCATCGGTCGCCTCAGATCGGTCGATTATTCCTGCGGGCACCACGCTGCTTGCTGAGGTTCCTCTGCTGGATAATAACGGCAAATTCAACGGCAAGTATGAGTTACGCCTGATGGTGGCGCTGGACGTCGGCGGCGCAATCAAAGGCCAGCACTTCGACATCTATCAGGGCATTGGCCCGGATGCCGGCCATCGCGCGGGCTGGTATAACCACTACGGACGCGTATGGGTGCTGAAGGCAGCACCGGGTGCCGGAAACGTATTCAGCGGCTGA
- the amiC gene encoding N-acetylmuramoyl-L-alanine amidase AmiC — MSGSNSAISRRRLLKGAGAMWLLSVSQVGLAATSQVVAVRVWPSSTYTRVTVESNRVLKYKQFALSNPERVVVDLEGVNLNSVLKGMAAQIRGDDPFIKSARVGQFDPQTVRMVFELKQNVKPQLFALAPVATFKERLVMDLYPANATDIQDPLLALLEDYNKGDLERQVPPAQSGPQPGKAGRDRPIVIMLDPGHGGEDSGAVGKYHTREKDVVLQIARRLKALIDKEGNMRAYMTRNEDVFIPLKVRVAKAQKQRADLFVSIHADAFTSRQPSGSSVFALSTKGATSTAARYLADTQNASDLIGGVGKSGDRYVDHTMFDMVQSLTITDSLKFGKAVLGKLGNINKLHKNSVEQAGFAVLKAPDIPSILVETAFISNVEEERKLKTAKFQQEVAESILAGIRAYFSDGATLARRG; from the coding sequence ATGTCGGGATCCAATTCAGCAATAAGCCGCCGCCGTTTGTTAAAAGGGGCCGGGGCAATGTGGTTGCTTAGCGTCAGTCAGGTCGGTCTTGCTGCCACAAGCCAGGTGGTGGCGGTGCGCGTCTGGCCGTCGTCGACCTATACGCGCGTGACGGTCGAATCCAATCGCGTGCTGAAATATAAGCAATTTGCCCTCAGCAATCCTGAACGTGTGGTCGTGGATCTCGAAGGTGTAAACCTCAATTCCGTGCTTAAGGGGATGGCAGCGCAGATCCGAGGTGACGATCCTTTTATCAAGTCAGCGCGCGTTGGTCAGTTTGATCCGCAGACGGTACGTATGGTGTTTGAACTGAAGCAGAACGTGAAACCGCAACTGTTTGCGCTTGCGCCGGTAGCAACGTTTAAAGAGCGTCTGGTGATGGATCTTTATCCCGCCAACGCAACGGACATCCAGGATCCGCTTCTGGCGCTTCTGGAGGATTACAACAAAGGCGATCTCGAACGTCAGGTTCCGCCCGCGCAAAGCGGCCCACAGCCGGGTAAAGCCGGGCGAGATCGTCCTATTGTGATCATGCTCGATCCCGGCCATGGCGGGGAAGACTCCGGTGCCGTCGGGAAATATCACACTCGTGAAAAAGATGTGGTGCTGCAGATCGCCCGTCGCCTGAAGGCATTGATTGATAAAGAAGGCAATATGCGCGCCTACATGACGCGTAATGAGGATGTGTTTATTCCGCTGAAAGTACGCGTGGCGAAAGCGCAGAAGCAGCGCGCGGATCTGTTCGTCTCCATCCATGCCGATGCCTTTACCAGTCGCCAACCGAGTGGTTCATCGGTTTTTGCGCTCTCGACCAAAGGGGCGACCAGTACTGCGGCAAGATACCTTGCGGATACGCAGAACGCCTCGGACTTAATTGGTGGCGTGGGCAAGAGTGGCGACCGCTACGTCGACCACACCATGTTCGATATGGTGCAATCATTAACCATCACCGATAGCCTGAAATTTGGCAAAGCGGTGTTGGGCAAGCTGGGCAATATCAATAAGCTGCATAAAAACAGCGTAGAGCAGGCCGGGTTTGCGGTACTGAAAGCGCCGGATATTCCATCCATCCTGGTCGAAACCGCATTTATCAGCAACGTGGAAGAAGAGCGTAAGCTGAAGACCGCTAAATTCCAGCAGGAAGTGGCGGAGTCGATTTTGGCAGGGATTCGTGCGTATTTCTCTGACGGGGCGACGCTGGCGCGGCGCGGGTAG